In Streptomyces sp. P3, one DNA window encodes the following:
- a CDS encoding SDR family oxidoreductase: MNAFDLTGRLAVVTGARRGIGRAMARALAEAGADVIGVSATLEETGSDVEKDVTAAGRTFEAIRTDFADPHAVHALGADLAARRRPVDILVNNAGTIRRTPAAQHTDTDWNLVLQVNLTAQFALTRAVGAAMVTRGHGKIVFTASLLSFQGGITVPGYTAAKHGITGLTKALANEWAPHGVNVNAIAPGYIATDNTQALQDDPARSTAILDRIPAARWGNPDDLAGATVFLASDAAAYIHGITLPVDGGWLGR; this comes from the coding sequence ATGAACGCCTTCGACCTCACCGGCAGACTCGCCGTCGTCACCGGCGCACGCCGCGGCATCGGCCGCGCCATGGCCCGCGCACTCGCCGAAGCCGGCGCCGACGTCATCGGCGTCAGCGCCACCCTCGAGGAGACCGGCAGCGACGTCGAAAAGGACGTCACCGCCGCCGGCCGCACCTTCGAGGCCATCCGCACCGACTTCGCCGACCCCCACGCCGTCCACGCCCTCGGCGCCGACCTCGCCGCACGCCGACGCCCCGTGGACATCCTCGTCAACAACGCCGGCACCATCCGCCGCACCCCCGCCGCCCAGCACACCGACACCGACTGGAACCTGGTGCTCCAGGTCAACCTCACCGCCCAGTTCGCCCTCACCCGCGCCGTCGGCGCGGCCATGGTCACCCGCGGCCACGGCAAGATCGTCTTCACCGCCTCGCTGCTCAGCTTCCAGGGCGGCATCACCGTGCCCGGCTACACCGCCGCCAAGCACGGCATCACCGGCCTCACCAAAGCCCTCGCCAACGAATGGGCCCCCCACGGCGTCAACGTCAACGCCATAGCCCCCGGCTACATCGCCACCGACAACACCCAGGCACTACAGGACGACCCCGCCCGCAGCACCGCCATCCTCGACCGCATCCCCGCCGCACGCTGGGGCAACCCGGACGACCTCGCCGGCGCCACCGTCTTCCTCGCCTCCGACGCCGCCGCCTACATCCACGGCATCACCCTCCCCGTCGACGGCGGATGGCTCGGCCGATGA
- a CDS encoding zinc-binding dehydrogenase, with protein MTTLAVRYTAARTLDTVPAEASSPGPGEVELAPAFVGICGTDLHIYHGDMDTRVRTPAVLGHEMSGRVVRVGPDVDDWQPGDAVTVMPLRWDGTCPACRAGHQHICQHLDFIGIDSPGAMQQRWTVPATTLVRLPDTLPLDHAALVEPTAVAVHDVGRAAVRDGEKVVVVGGGPVGVLIALVARAAGADVRVIELSAHRRALAEQLGLDAWDPAAADVPELIRTWTQDAGADVAFEVSGAAGGVTTAVDVLGVRGRLCLVAIHPRPREIDLHRFFWRELTLVGARLYDRSDFEKAVALVADGTVPAARLISKVVPLTEAPAAFEALEGGGDVMKILLDCTTDTDEATDAARGATAGIAQGVTA; from the coding sequence ATGACCACACTCGCCGTCCGCTACACCGCCGCCCGCACCCTGGACACCGTGCCCGCCGAGGCCTCCTCGCCGGGGCCCGGCGAGGTGGAACTGGCCCCCGCCTTCGTCGGCATCTGCGGCACCGACCTGCACATCTACCACGGCGACATGGACACCCGGGTCCGCACACCCGCCGTCCTCGGACACGAGATGTCCGGCCGCGTCGTCCGCGTCGGCCCCGACGTCGACGACTGGCAGCCCGGAGACGCGGTCACCGTCATGCCGCTGCGCTGGGACGGCACCTGCCCCGCCTGCCGAGCCGGCCACCAGCACATCTGCCAGCACCTCGACTTCATCGGCATCGACTCCCCCGGCGCCATGCAACAACGCTGGACCGTCCCCGCCACCACCCTCGTCCGCCTGCCCGACACCCTCCCCCTCGACCACGCCGCCCTCGTCGAACCCACCGCCGTCGCCGTCCACGACGTCGGCCGCGCCGCCGTACGCGACGGCGAGAAGGTCGTCGTCGTCGGCGGCGGACCAGTCGGTGTCCTCATCGCCCTCGTCGCCCGGGCCGCCGGAGCCGACGTCCGGGTCATCGAACTCAGCGCCCACCGACGCGCACTCGCGGAACAGTTGGGCCTGGACGCCTGGGACCCCGCCGCCGCGGACGTGCCCGAACTCATCCGCACATGGACCCAGGACGCCGGCGCGGACGTCGCCTTCGAGGTGTCCGGCGCGGCAGGCGGCGTGACCACCGCCGTCGACGTCCTCGGTGTGCGCGGCCGGCTGTGCCTGGTCGCGATCCACCCCCGGCCTCGTGAGATCGACCTGCACCGCTTCTTCTGGCGCGAACTCACCCTGGTCGGGGCCCGCCTGTACGACCGCAGCGACTTCGAGAAGGCCGTCGCCCTCGTCGCCGACGGGACCGTCCCCGCCGCCCGGCTGATCAGCAAGGTCGTGCCGCTCACCGAAGCGCCCGCCGCGTTCGAGGCCCTCGAGGGCGGCGGTGACGTCATGAAGATCCTCCTCGACTGCACCACCGACACCGATGAAGCCACCGACGCCGCCCGGGGAGCCACGGCCGGCATCGCGCAGGGAGTCACCGCATGA